In Francisella hispaniensis FSC454, a genomic segment contains:
- a CDS encoding glutamine amidotransferase-related protein, which produces MKIAILQTDHIPEHRRGVAGGNYPEMFANLFFKLSVVVDFDIFDVTIQEYPKDYNIYDGFIITGSKATAFDNLAWIIKLKTEIVKLHDNHKKIIGICFGHQILAQALGGRVERGPKGFAVGVRNVEILTRKPWMEPFHNYLSLLFYHQDMVVKLPQEAELISTSDYCKVQMFCINNHILGIQAHPEMLKVHNHALIKEYQNDIKNEFHHALESLRIRDNSLIIAHWMVNFFEYKD; this is translated from the coding sequence ATGAAAATAGCAATTTTACAAACAGATCATATCCCAGAACATCGTCGTGGGGTTGCAGGAGGTAATTATCCTGAAATGTTTGCTAATCTTTTTTTCAAGTTATCCGTAGTGGTTGATTTTGATATTTTTGATGTAACTATACAGGAGTATCCTAAAGACTATAATATATATGATGGTTTTATCATAACTGGGAGTAAAGCTACGGCTTTTGATAATCTTGCTTGGATTATTAAATTAAAAACAGAGATTGTCAAGCTTCATGATAACCATAAAAAGATTATAGGTATTTGTTTTGGACATCAAATTTTAGCTCAAGCTCTAGGTGGTAGAGTTGAACGAGGTCCTAAAGGATTTGCAGTGGGAGTGCGTAACGTTGAGATTTTAACTAGAAAGCCATGGATGGAGCCATTTCATAATTATTTGAGTTTATTGTTTTATCATCAAGATATGGTTGTTAAATTACCTCAAGAGGCTGAACTGATAAGTACCAGTGATTATTGCAAAGTACAGATGTTTTGTATAAATAATCATATACTTGGTATACAAGCCCATCCTGAAATGCTTAAGGTACATAATCATGCGCTTATCAAAGAATATCAAAATGATATAAAAAACGAGTTTCATCATGCTTTAGAAAGTCTAAGAATTAGAGATAATAGCTTAATAATAGCCCATTGGATGGTTAATTTTTTTGAGTACAAGGATTAA
- a CDS encoding SGNH/GDSL hydrolase family protein — translation MRQINRLVVFGDSLLDNGNIMKTLDIPGKPYHDGRFSNGLVSTEVLAQMLAKDQKLSEIKHKNYAIGGALTHGTNPSSLLKYHSFAVSEQIVRFENEEGRFADDDLVVINGGANNFMFMVYNEIPYINLVPKFRVARDLNKIVRKAIKMGAKNIILWNIPDVTKAPAYKDYLSNWVGKFFKSYMQINVNLQNGLLRNRVSELQAIFPHINLKLFDFYSLLNDCVENPAKYGFENVTDACVDSYGGADSLGNIQYDIEIMGDPEKYLCWDYCHPTAKANRLVANKMFDLWKNDI, via the coding sequence ATGCGACAAATAAATAGACTGGTAGTTTTTGGAGATAGTCTTTTAGATAATGGTAATATCATGAAGACATTAGATATACCAGGTAAGCCATATCATGATGGCAGATTTTCAAATGGTCTAGTATCAACCGAGGTTTTAGCGCAGATGCTTGCTAAAGACCAGAAGCTATCAGAAATTAAACATAAAAATTATGCAATTGGAGGGGCGTTGACACATGGCACAAATCCATCATCATTGCTAAAGTATCATTCTTTTGCTGTATCAGAACAAATTGTTAGGTTTGAAAATGAAGAAGGAAGATTCGCCGATGATGATTTGGTTGTAATAAACGGTGGAGCAAATAATTTTATGTTTATGGTTTATAATGAGATTCCATATATAAACCTAGTGCCAAAATTTAGAGTAGCTAGAGACCTAAATAAGATTGTTAGAAAAGCTATAAAAATGGGTGCTAAAAATATAATATTGTGGAATATTCCTGATGTTACTAAGGCGCCGGCATATAAAGATTATCTGTCTAATTGGGTAGGTAAGTTTTTTAAATCATATATGCAAATAAATGTTAATCTCCAAAATGGATTATTAAGAAATCGTGTTTCTGAACTACAAGCAATTTTCCCTCATATAAACCTTAAACTTTTTGATTTTTATAGTTTATTAAATGATTGTGTTGAGAACCCTGCTAAATATGGCTTTGAAAATGTTACCGATGCTTGTGTTGATAGTTATGGTGGCGCTGATTCACTTGGTAATATTCAATATGATATAGAAATAATGGGCGATCCAGAAAAGTACTTATGCTGGGACTATTGCCATCCAACAGCAAAGGCCAATAGGCTAGTTGCAAATAAAATGTTTGATTTATGGAAAAATGATATATGA
- the rlmE gene encoding 23S rRNA (uridine(2552)-2'-O)-methyltransferase RlmE, which yields MSKGSSTKKWLHEHTSDYYVIQANKLGYRSRASFKILEIQDKYQLFKPNMFVVDLGAAPGGWSEQVIKYIGKNGKLIALDLLEMAPIAGVEFIQGDFCSDETYQRLNTLVNNQKIDCVISDMAPNLSGNKTSDQAKSIYLLELALDFANMNLNKNGSFVAKVFQGEGSDEYLKLVRDSFNKVIQFKPKSSRAKSREFYVIATGFKG from the coding sequence ATGTCAAAAGGTTCTAGTACTAAAAAATGGTTACATGAGCATACTTCGGACTATTATGTCATTCAAGCAAATAAGCTTGGCTATCGTAGTAGAGCAAGTTTTAAAATTCTTGAAATACAAGATAAATATCAATTATTTAAACCAAATATGTTTGTTGTCGATCTTGGTGCAGCTCCAGGTGGTTGGTCTGAGCAAGTTATAAAATATATAGGTAAAAATGGTAAACTTATTGCTCTAGATCTATTAGAGATGGCTCCCATAGCTGGAGTTGAATTTATTCAAGGCGACTTCTGCAGTGATGAGACTTACCAAAGACTCAATACTCTTGTCAATAATCAAAAAATTGATTGTGTTATCTCTGATATGGCGCCAAATCTAAGCGGGAATAAAACTTCAGATCAAGCAAAATCGATATATCTACTTGAGTTAGCTTTAGATTTTGCAAATATGAATCTTAATAAAAATGGCAGTTTTGTTGCAAAAGTCTTTCAAGGTGAAGGCAGTGATGAATATCTCAAACTAGTAAGGGATTCTTTCAATAAAGTCATTCAATTTAAACCAAAGTCTTCAAGAGCAAAGTCACGAGAGTTCTATGTTATCGCAACTGGATTTAAGGGTTAA
- the lspA gene encoding signal peptidase II, which yields MNLLKPKIKYFILAILIIAADLYTKYLANTHLEFAQSVKITSFFNLTLLYNHGAAFSLLSNDQTSWQMVMFSIISLLAAIVLIYLIIKQPITEKINLFSFALILGGALGNFYDRAFQGYVIDFLDFHIGNYHWPSFNIADSAITCGVILLVAASLFTKKKS from the coding sequence GTGAATTTGCTTAAACCAAAAATAAAATATTTTATTTTAGCAATTTTAATTATTGCCGCTGACTTATACACTAAGTATCTAGCAAATACACACCTAGAATTTGCTCAATCTGTGAAGATAACCAGTTTCTTTAATCTTACTTTACTATACAATCATGGTGCAGCGTTTAGCCTTTTAAGCAATGATCAAACATCATGGCAGATGGTAATGTTTTCAATAATTTCTTTGCTTGCTGCTATTGTACTTATTTATCTAATTATTAAGCAGCCGATTACTGAGAAAATTAACTTGTTCTCTTTTGCTCTTATTTTAGGTGGCGCTCTAGGCAACTTTTACGATCGTGCTTTTCAGGGCTATGTAATTGATTTTTTAGATTTTCATATAGGTAACTATCACTGGCCATCTTTTAATATAGCTGATTCAGCTATTACATGTGGTGTTATCCTTTTAGTAGCAGCATCATTATTTACCAAAAAGAAATCATAA
- the ileS gene encoding isoleucine--tRNA ligase, which produces MSDYKDTLNLPKTSFSMKGNLANKEPMILSKWEKQGIYKKIREHFAGREKFVLHDGPPYANGSIHVGHAVNKILKDIIIKSKTLSGYDAPFIPTWDCHGLPIELQVEKKHGKAGQSISEDDFRKECRKYAKKQVEIQKKDFKRLGVLGDWEQPYLTMNFDYEANMIRALAKIIENGHLSKGFKPVHWCTDCGSALAEAEVEYADKVSPAIDVKFKIKDKDKLTQAFGLDSLNHDAFAIIWTTTPWTLPANQAIAVNNQLNYSLIKIEDFYIILAENLVEQTLKRYAIENAEIIATTTGDKLTGIIAEHPFYSRHVPILHGDHVTDDSGTGLVHTAPTHGVDDFTLGKEHNLSMEIFVKGNGCYSENTKLFAGEFIFKANDRIIELLGEKKRLMNSDKIKHSYPHCWRHKAPLMFRATPQWFISMEKQGLRDKAVQAIKETSWAPSWGQARIEGMVKDRPDWCISRQRTWGVPLPLFIHKETEELHPNTIEILHKVAEKIEKGGIEAWFNADDSEFITETDQYKSVKDTLDVWFDSGSSSMCILDIDKNLSYPADLYLEGSDQHRGWFQTSLLVAMSAKGSQPYKEVFTHGFVVDEHGRKMSKSLGNVTSPQDIYNTLGADILRLWTASTDYKSEMAVSDQILKRTADTYRRLRNTARFLLSNLDGFSPETDIIEFDKLVKLDQWAIAKTKEFQDKIIEAYDKYQTHTVAQLIHHFCSIEMGSFYLDIIKDRQYTAKTNGHPRKSAQTAIYHIVHALVRWMAPILSFTADEIWEATPKTTDLPIQLCEWYTELKSFDKDAELNLEYWAKIQEIRSEVNRVLEIKRNEDIVKASLEAKITIYADNDNYKLLEKLGNELRFLLISSKANLKAIEEKTSSSIAANIPGLSIEITKIEEPKCERCWHRSSTVGENPHYEDICSRCVENITTEAGESREFA; this is translated from the coding sequence ATGAGTGACTATAAAGACACCTTAAATCTGCCAAAAACATCTTTTTCGATGAAAGGTAACCTTGCCAATAAAGAACCAATGATTCTTAGTAAATGGGAAAAACAGGGTATTTATAAGAAAATTAGAGAACACTTTGCTGGACGCGAGAAATTTGTTCTTCATGATGGTCCTCCATATGCTAATGGTAGTATTCATGTTGGTCATGCGGTTAATAAAATTCTCAAAGACATAATCATAAAGTCAAAAACATTAAGTGGTTATGATGCCCCTTTCATCCCTACTTGGGATTGTCATGGTTTACCAATTGAGTTACAAGTTGAAAAAAAACATGGTAAAGCTGGTCAAAGTATATCAGAAGATGATTTTAGGAAAGAATGTCGTAAATATGCCAAAAAACAGGTAGAAATCCAAAAGAAAGATTTCAAAAGACTTGGTGTTCTAGGTGACTGGGAGCAGCCATATCTGACAATGAATTTTGATTATGAAGCTAATATGATTAGAGCATTAGCTAAAATTATCGAGAATGGTCATCTAAGCAAAGGATTTAAACCAGTTCATTGGTGTACTGATTGTGGTTCAGCGCTTGCTGAGGCTGAGGTTGAATATGCTGATAAAGTTTCTCCTGCTATCGATGTTAAATTTAAAATCAAAGACAAAGACAAACTTACTCAAGCATTTGGTTTAGATTCATTAAATCACGATGCTTTTGCAATTATTTGGACAACTACTCCTTGGACACTTCCTGCCAACCAAGCAATTGCAGTAAATAACCAACTTAATTATAGTTTAATTAAGATTGAAGATTTTTATATTATCTTGGCTGAGAATCTAGTTGAGCAAACACTTAAAAGATATGCGATAGAAAATGCCGAGATAATTGCTACAACGACAGGTGACAAACTAACTGGAATTATAGCCGAGCACCCTTTCTACAGTCGTCATGTGCCAATTTTACATGGTGATCATGTTACTGATGATTCTGGTACAGGTTTGGTTCATACAGCTCCTACTCATGGTGTTGATGACTTCACTTTAGGAAAGGAGCATAATTTGTCTATGGAAATTTTTGTCAAAGGTAATGGTTGCTATAGCGAAAATACCAAACTATTTGCCGGAGAATTTATATTTAAGGCTAATGATAGAATTATCGAGCTTCTTGGCGAGAAAAAACGCCTAATGAACTCTGATAAAATTAAGCATAGCTATCCTCACTGTTGGCGTCACAAAGCCCCTCTTATGTTTAGAGCGACACCACAATGGTTCATAAGCATGGAGAAACAAGGACTGCGTGATAAAGCTGTACAAGCAATCAAAGAAACTAGCTGGGCACCTAGCTGGGGACAAGCACGTATCGAGGGTATGGTCAAAGATAGGCCTGATTGGTGTATATCACGTCAAAGAACTTGGGGAGTTCCTTTGCCTTTATTCATCCATAAGGAAACTGAAGAGCTACATCCAAATACTATTGAAATACTACATAAAGTCGCTGAAAAAATTGAAAAAGGTGGTATTGAAGCATGGTTTAATGCTGATGATAGTGAATTCATTACAGAAACTGATCAGTATAAGTCTGTCAAAGATACTTTAGATGTTTGGTTTGATTCTGGCTCATCTAGTATGTGTATATTAGACATAGATAAAAACCTAAGCTATCCAGCTGACTTATATTTAGAAGGATCTGACCAACATCGTGGCTGGTTCCAAACATCGCTTTTAGTAGCAATGTCTGCTAAAGGTAGTCAACCATATAAAGAAGTTTTCACACATGGTTTTGTAGTAGATGAGCATGGTCGTAAGATGTCTAAATCTCTAGGTAACGTAACATCTCCTCAAGATATATATAATACTCTTGGAGCTGATATCTTACGCCTGTGGACAGCATCAACTGATTATAAGAGTGAAATGGCTGTATCTGACCAAATCCTAAAAAGAACCGCAGATACTTATCGTAGATTACGTAATACTGCTAGATTCTTACTCTCAAATCTAGATGGATTTAGTCCTGAGACTGATATTATCGAATTTGATAAACTAGTTAAGCTAGATCAATGGGCGATTGCAAAGACTAAAGAATTCCAAGATAAGATTATTGAAGCTTATGATAAATATCAAACTCATACAGTTGCACAATTAATACATCATTTCTGCTCTATTGAAATGGGAAGTTTTTATCTAGATATTATCAAAGATAGACAATATACTGCAAAAACTAATGGACATCCACGCAAGTCTGCGCAAACAGCTATTTACCATATAGTTCATGCTCTCGTAAGATGGATGGCACCTATACTTTCATTCACTGCTGATGAAATTTGGGAAGCTACGCCAAAGACTACTGATTTACCAATCCAGCTTTGTGAGTGGTATACAGAACTTAAATCTTTTGATAAGGATGCTGAACTAAATCTAGAATACTGGGCAAAAATCCAAGAAATTCGTTCTGAAGTAAATAGAGTACTTGAGATTAAAAGAAATGAAGATATTGTCAAAGCCTCACTAGAAGCTAAAATTACAATTTATGCTGACAACGATAATTATAAGCTATTAGAAAAACTTGGTAATGAACTTAGATTCCTACTAATATCATCAAAAGCAAACCTAAAAGCGATTGAAGAAAAGACAAGTAGCTCAATCGCTGCCAACATACCAGGTTTATCAATTGAAATAACCAAAATAGAAGAGCCTAAATGTGAAAGATGTTGGCATCGTAGCTCGACTGTTGGAGAGAATCCTCACTACGAAGATATCTGTAGTCGTTGTGTTGAGAATATAACTACAGAAGCTGGAGAGTCGCGTGAATTTGCTTAA
- the ribF gene encoding bifunctional riboflavin kinase/FAD synthetase: MKIITNLNKTKDPLPKAIAIGSFDGVHLGHQAIIKKLLTIAKKNNLVPYILFFEPLPKEFFLKDKAPLRIYDFRKKVINIHKLGIKHIICQKFNTKFANITANEFIEEFLVKKLNTKHIIIGDDFKFGKNRGGDYALLNQYSQTHDFSVDKVSTLNLDNHRISSSDIRQALITHNLIEANKLLGESLKINSRVIHGQKNGRKIGFNTANQKLPKNSALKGVYLTRVFIDNAIFYGVTNAGTRPTIDGKNNLLETHIFNFNQEIYGKHITTEIVSFIRSEMKFNSFEELKLQISKDIQTAKKLISTL; encoded by the coding sequence ATGAAAATTATTACAAACCTAAATAAAACCAAAGATCCTCTACCTAAAGCAATAGCTATTGGTTCTTTTGATGGTGTACACCTTGGACACCAAGCAATAATAAAAAAACTCCTAACTATAGCTAAAAAGAACAACCTTGTACCGTATATCTTATTCTTTGAGCCTTTACCTAAAGAATTTTTTCTCAAAGATAAAGCTCCATTGAGAATATATGATTTTAGAAAAAAAGTAATCAACATACATAAACTTGGTATCAAACATATAATTTGTCAAAAATTTAACACAAAATTTGCAAATATCACTGCAAATGAATTCATCGAAGAGTTTCTTGTCAAGAAACTAAACACTAAACATATAATCATCGGTGATGACTTTAAATTTGGTAAAAACCGTGGTGGCGATTATGCGCTTTTAAATCAATACTCACAAACTCATGATTTTAGTGTAGATAAAGTTTCTACTTTAAACCTAGATAACCACCGCATTAGTAGTAGTGATATTCGTCAAGCTCTTATCACCCATAATTTAATAGAAGCAAATAAACTCTTAGGTGAATCACTAAAAATTAACTCCCGTGTCATACATGGTCAAAAAAATGGCAGAAAAATTGGTTTTAATACTGCCAATCAGAAATTACCTAAGAACTCTGCACTAAAGGGAGTTTATCTAACTAGAGTTTTTATCGATAATGCTATTTTCTATGGAGTGACTAATGCGGGTACAAGACCAACCATAGATGGTAAAAACAACCTGCTTGAGACTCATATTTTTAACTTTAATCAAGAAATTTATGGTAAACATATAACTACAGAAATAGTAAGTTTTATTAGATCAGAAATGAAATTTAACTCTTTTGAAGAATTAAAATTGCAAATATCTAAAGATATTCAAACTGCAAAAAAACTAATAAGTACATTGTAG
- a CDS encoding NAD-dependent malic enzyme: MERREKRIRKLRNKIGKVFAIETNLTGRQLLNNRVLNKDVAFSQEERIAFDLIGYLPEKVESIEEQAIRVRRQLDLKPNSLEKYVFLNRLHDLNTTLFYHFVRENLEEIMPIIYTPTVGEAVQKYSSSFRKQSGLFISISHKKHIARILERYEYNSIDLVLVTDGEAVLGIGDQGIGGMNISIGKIMVYVAASGIDPARVLPVQLDMGTNNDALLNAPGYLGVRLPRVSGETYDEFIEEFVTQVKARFPNVFLHWEDLGRDNATRILEKYKDKLCTFNDDIEGTGIVAAANCIAAVKTASTIRINAGEITVEEALNGICDIKVIIFGAGSAGCGIARQLADVIADRAGVSIEKARSSIYLVDRYGLICDRLRAKRITPEQKPFVKTSEEIDKWKVEDFNYITLEETVKNTKCDILIGTSGQPGSFTKEIVKTMAKNNNYPIIMPLSNPTSLCEALPEDIIKWTNGKALIAAGSPFPDVTYNGRDYRISQGNNAFIFPGLGLGSVAVHARVLTKGMIRAACYRLSELSPMVINEDITQPLLARITDLVDVTKEITRAVAKQAILEGVHGVDVDLEDLTDTELDEEIERLINLSSWTPTYAPYMPI, encoded by the coding sequence ATGGAAAGACGTGAAAAAAGAATAAGAAAGTTAAGAAACAAAATTGGTAAAGTTTTTGCAATAGAAACTAACCTTACTGGCAGACAGCTTTTAAACAATAGAGTTTTAAATAAAGATGTTGCTTTTAGTCAAGAAGAAAGAATTGCTTTTGATCTCATAGGCTACCTACCAGAAAAAGTTGAAAGTATCGAAGAGCAGGCTATTAGAGTAAGAAGGCAGCTTGATTTAAAACCTAATTCTCTTGAGAAATATGTATTCCTAAATAGGCTTCATGATTTGAATACCACACTCTTCTATCACTTCGTGCGCGAGAATTTAGAAGAAATAATGCCAATTATATATACACCAACAGTAGGTGAGGCTGTCCAAAAATATAGTAGTTCATTTAGAAAGCAAAGTGGTTTATTTATCTCTATAAGTCATAAAAAACATATTGCTAGAATATTGGAGCGATATGAGTATAACAGTATTGACTTGGTACTTGTTACTGATGGTGAAGCAGTACTTGGAATTGGTGATCAAGGCATTGGTGGCATGAATATCAGTATTGGTAAGATTATGGTTTATGTTGCTGCAAGTGGTATAGATCCAGCTAGAGTTTTGCCAGTACAGCTTGATATGGGTACAAATAATGATGCTTTGCTTAATGCCCCTGGTTATTTGGGTGTACGTTTACCAAGAGTATCAGGTGAAACTTATGATGAGTTTATTGAAGAGTTTGTTACACAGGTCAAGGCTAGATTTCCAAATGTATTTTTACACTGGGAAGATCTAGGGCGTGATAATGCTACGCGTATCCTAGAAAAATACAAAGATAAGCTATGTACATTTAATGATGATATTGAGGGTACGGGTATTGTTGCAGCAGCTAACTGTATAGCTGCTGTCAAGACAGCAAGTACTATAAGAATAAATGCAGGTGAGATAACAGTTGAAGAAGCATTAAATGGTATATGTGATATCAAGGTAATTATTTTTGGTGCAGGTAGCGCTGGTTGTGGTATCGCTAGACAGCTTGCAGATGTGATTGCTGATAGGGCTGGGGTGTCGATAGAGAAAGCTAGAAGCAGTATTTATTTAGTAGATAGATATGGTCTAATTTGCGATAGGCTAAGAGCAAAAAGAATTACTCCGGAACAAAAACCTTTTGTCAAAACTAGTGAAGAAATTGATAAATGGAAAGTTGAAGACTTTAACTATATTACACTTGAGGAAACAGTTAAAAATACAAAATGTGATATTTTAATTGGTACATCTGGTCAACCAGGATCATTTACTAAAGAGATTGTTAAAACTATGGCAAAAAATAATAACTATCCTATTATTATGCCACTATCTAATCCTACATCTCTTTGTGAGGCTTTACCTGAAGACATTATTAAGTGGACAAATGGAAAGGCTCTAATTGCCGCAGGTAGTCCATTTCCCGATGTGACATATAATGGTCGTGATTACCGCATTTCTCAAGGTAACAACGCTTTTATATTCCCAGGTTTAGGCTTAGGCTCAGTAGCTGTGCATGCGCGAGTACTTACAAAAGGAATGATTAGAGCTGCTTGTTATAGGTTAAGTGAATTATCGCCAATGGTAATCAATGAGGATATTACTCAACCATTATTGGCTAGAATAACAGACTTGGTTGATGTCACTAAAGAAATTACCAGAGCAGTAGCTAAACAAGCGATTCTAGAGGGTGTCCATGGTGTTGATGTTGATCTAGAAGATCTGACAGACACTGAACTTGATGAAGAAATTGAAAGATTAATTAATCTTTCATCGTGGACGCCGACATATGCGCCATATATGCCAATCTAA